Proteins encoded by one window of Halorubrum ruber:
- the serA gene encoding phosphoglycerate dehydrogenase, producing MKVLVTDPIADAGLDRLRDAGHEVVTDYESEGDDLLDAVADANALIVRSGTDVNEAVFEAASDLVIVGRAGIGVDNIDIEAATDHGVIVANAPEGNVRAAAEHTVAMTFAVARSIPQAHGRLVGGEWAKGEFLGTEVNNKTLTIVGLGRVGQEVAKRLDSLGMDLVVYDPYISEERADRMGAELVEDLHDALAAGDFATIHTPLLPETEGMIGEAELAQLEGGYLINCARGGIVDEDALAEAVDDGVLAGAALDSFAEEPLPQDSPLLDVEEIVVTPHLGASTEAAQENVAVDTAEAVLAAFDDEPVLTALNAPSVDESAFPRIEPYINVAETAGKVAAQLLDGRITEVEATYEGDIAAEDVDLVTASALKGVFEPLEWQVNAVNAPRLAEERGIEVTESKTRQTDDFQSLVRVTVRNGDDEIAVEGTLFAGEDARIVRIDGFRVDAVPYGHMLVARNTDEPGVIGLIGTVLGDHDVNIAGMFNGRETQGGEALTVYNLDSAVPDAAIEELLADDRVVEITEITLDGADERADE from the coding sequence ATGAAGGTACTCGTGACCGACCCCATCGCGGACGCGGGGTTGGACCGACTCAGAGACGCCGGCCACGAGGTCGTCACCGACTACGAGAGCGAGGGGGACGACCTGCTCGACGCCGTCGCCGACGCGAACGCGCTGATCGTGCGGTCTGGGACCGACGTGAACGAGGCCGTCTTCGAGGCCGCGAGCGACCTCGTCATCGTCGGCCGCGCCGGCATCGGCGTCGACAACATCGACATCGAGGCCGCCACCGACCACGGCGTCATCGTCGCGAACGCCCCCGAGGGGAACGTCCGCGCCGCCGCCGAGCACACCGTCGCGATGACGTTCGCCGTCGCGCGCTCGATCCCGCAAGCCCACGGGCGCCTCGTCGGCGGCGAGTGGGCGAAAGGCGAGTTCCTCGGCACCGAGGTGAACAACAAGACGCTCACCATCGTCGGCCTCGGCCGCGTCGGCCAGGAGGTCGCCAAGCGCCTCGACTCGCTCGGGATGGACCTCGTCGTCTACGACCCGTACATCTCCGAGGAGCGCGCCGACCGGATGGGCGCCGAGCTCGTCGAGGACCTCCACGACGCGCTCGCGGCCGGCGACTTCGCGACGATCCACACCCCGCTCCTCCCCGAGACCGAGGGGATGATCGGGGAGGCCGAGCTGGCCCAGTTAGAGGGCGGCTACCTGATCAACTGCGCCCGCGGCGGCATCGTCGACGAGGACGCGCTCGCCGAGGCGGTCGACGACGGCGTCCTCGCGGGCGCCGCGCTCGACTCCTTCGCCGAGGAGCCGCTGCCCCAGGACTCGCCGCTGCTCGACGTCGAGGAGATCGTCGTGACCCCCCACCTCGGCGCCTCGACGGAGGCCGCCCAGGAGAACGTCGCGGTCGACACCGCGGAGGCCGTCCTCGCGGCGTTCGACGACGAGCCCGTCCTGACCGCGCTCAACGCGCCCTCCGTCGACGAGAGCGCATTCCCGCGGATCGAACCGTACATCAACGTGGCCGAGACCGCCGGAAAGGTGGCCGCACAGCTGCTCGACGGCCGGATCACCGAGGTGGAGGCCACCTACGAGGGCGACATCGCCGCGGAGGACGTCGATCTCGTCACCGCGAGCGCGCTGAAGGGCGTCTTCGAGCCCTTAGAGTGGCAGGTGAACGCGGTGAACGCGCCGCGGCTCGCCGAGGAGCGCGGCATCGAGGTGACCGAGTCGAAGACGCGCCAGACCGACGACTTCCAGAGCCTCGTCCGCGTCACCGTGCGCAACGGCGACGACGAGATCGCGGTCGAGGGGACGCTGTTCGCGGGCGAGGACGCCCGCATCGTCCGGATCGACGGATTCCGCGTCGACGCGGTTCCGTACGGCCACATGCTCGTCGCGCGCAACACCGACGAGCCGGGCGTCATCGGGCTCATCGGCACCGTCCTCGGCGACCACGACGTCAACATCGCCGGGATGTTCAACGGCCGCGAGACGCAGGGCGGGGAGGCGCTCACCGTCTACAACCTCGACTCGGCCGTTCCCGACGCCGCGATCGAGGAGCTGCTCGCAGACGACCGCGTGGTGGAGATCACCGAGATCACGCTGGACGGCGCCGACGAGCGCGCCGACGAGTAA
- a CDS encoding DUF7504 family protein: protein MVSRWACDRCGFVAWTRDRSEMADVTGSHLLAHHSDALSKSDFRVSWDCPYCATAKTAYDTDGAVAEFKTHLHEHVVDRIAGGTHVADLVGWDGVVRVDAPAAGDEADPLRTHFHGAAGLAVAVTPTPERLVRALDGALDAWPRRTVIVSTGEYDFEATPDVDFEGRNAEIVELDPRLSPDEVGETVSRILDANHEPGERVSLEVSVFHQIVAAFDVERAVAFVRMLAARLGDAGGVLQLYVDADADRNVATVLNFLDETIDLTVAVDDGRFVRRP, encoded by the coding sequence ATGGTGAGCCGCTGGGCGTGTGACCGGTGCGGGTTCGTCGCGTGGACGCGGGACCGCTCGGAGATGGCCGACGTGACGGGGTCGCACCTGCTCGCCCACCACTCGGACGCCCTCTCGAAGTCGGACTTCCGCGTGAGCTGGGACTGTCCGTACTGCGCCACCGCGAAGACCGCCTACGACACCGACGGCGCCGTCGCCGAGTTCAAGACGCACCTCCACGAGCACGTGGTCGACCGGATCGCCGGCGGGACGCACGTGGCGGACCTGGTGGGCTGGGACGGCGTCGTTCGCGTCGACGCACCGGCGGCCGGCGACGAGGCCGACCCGCTCCGGACGCACTTCCACGGCGCCGCGGGGCTGGCGGTGGCCGTGACTCCCACCCCGGAGCGGTTAGTGCGCGCGCTCGACGGGGCTCTCGACGCGTGGCCCCGGCGGACGGTTATCGTCTCGACCGGCGAGTACGACTTCGAGGCGACGCCCGACGTCGACTTCGAGGGACGCAACGCCGAGATCGTCGAGCTCGACCCGCGCCTCTCCCCCGACGAGGTCGGCGAGACGGTCTCGCGGATCCTCGACGCCAACCACGAGCCCGGCGAGCGCGTCTCGCTGGAGGTGAGCGTCTTCCACCAGATCGTCGCCGCCTTCGACGTCGAACGCGCGGTGGCGTTCGTCCGCATGCTCGCCGCGCGCCTCGGGGACGCGGGGGGCGTGTTACAGCTGTACGTCGACGCCGACGCGGACCGGAACGTCGCCACCGTCCTGAACTTCCTCGACGAGACCATCGACCTGACGGTCGCGGTCGACGACGGCCGGTTCGTTCGCCGGCCGTAG
- the thpR gene encoding RNA 2',3'-cyclic phosphodiesterase, producing MRAFFAVDLPDSLAPAVADAQAPFADAAGVNPVDPEKAHVTLKFLGEIGGRDDETEPTVDDVIAAGERAVDRAAVGPFKCTIADLGVFPNREYISVAWAGVDSGTEELTALHEALEAETTALGVDPEEHEFTPHVTLARVENGTGAEAVRGALDADDPEIGSFAVDEIRLMRSTLTESGPEYDVVRGFDLG from the coding sequence ATGCGCGCGTTCTTCGCCGTCGACCTCCCGGACTCGCTCGCGCCGGCCGTCGCGGACGCGCAGGCCCCGTTCGCGGACGCGGCCGGCGTCAACCCGGTCGACCCCGAAAAGGCCCACGTGACGCTGAAGTTCCTCGGCGAGATCGGCGGACGCGACGACGAGACCGAACCGACGGTCGACGACGTGATCGCGGCCGGCGAGCGCGCGGTCGACCGCGCCGCCGTCGGCCCGTTTAAATGTACCATCGCCGACCTCGGCGTCTTCCCGAACCGCGAGTACATCTCCGTCGCCTGGGCCGGGGTCGACAGCGGGACCGAGGAACTCACCGCGCTCCACGAGGCGCTCGAAGCGGAGACGACCGCGCTCGGCGTCGACCCGGAAGAGCACGAGTTCACCCCGCACGTCACGCTGGCCCGGGTCGAGAACGGGACCGGCGCCGAGGCGGTCCGCGGCGCGCTCGACGCCGACGACCCCGAAATCGGGAGCTTCGCGGTCGACGAGATCCGACTGATGAGATCGACGCTGACCGAGTCGGGGCCCGAGTACGACGTCGTCCGGGGGTTCGACCTCGGGTGA
- a CDS encoding hemolysin family protein, protein MDLTIAFVGVGAILALTAVSAFFSSSELAVFSVPTHRIDSLVATDVPGARALSALRDDSHRFLVTALVSNNVANIAAASVATAVFVRFGFSGGEAATGSTLVTSLFVIVFGEIAPKSYAVANAEKHALRVSRIVVAIQRVLRPVLYVFEALSGVVNRFTGGESAIESYLTREEIATLVRSGEAAGALDPDEGAMIRGVLDLETTTVDAVMVPRTDVVALPRTATPADALSRAASEGVTRMPVYGENRDDVVGILDVRDAIRANEAGADLASALSEPTFVPETKPLDELFAEMRTSEARMVIVVDEHGAVVGIATLEDLFEEVVGELVGRWETDAVDVVAPDAAVVRGWTTVAHLNETLGLALPADAGAETVAGLITRQLGRLPSEGDRVAVGDVTLAVTGATATRVTRVRVEHADENGFASGVGDGSVDSA, encoded by the coding sequence ATGGACCTCACGATCGCGTTCGTCGGCGTCGGCGCCATCCTCGCGCTGACCGCGGTGAGCGCCTTCTTCTCCAGTTCGGAACTCGCGGTGTTCTCCGTGCCGACCCACCGGATCGACTCGCTCGTCGCGACCGACGTCCCTGGCGCCCGGGCGCTGTCGGCGCTGCGCGACGACTCGCACCGCTTCCTCGTCACGGCGCTGGTGAGCAACAACGTCGCCAACATCGCCGCGGCGTCGGTCGCGACCGCGGTGTTCGTCCGGTTCGGCTTCTCCGGCGGCGAGGCGGCCACGGGGTCGACGCTCGTCACGTCGCTCTTCGTCATCGTCTTCGGCGAGATCGCGCCGAAGTCGTACGCGGTCGCGAACGCCGAGAAGCACGCGCTCCGCGTCTCACGGATCGTCGTCGCGATCCAGCGCGTCCTCCGCCCCGTCCTGTACGTGTTCGAGGCGCTCTCCGGGGTCGTCAACCGCTTCACGGGGGGCGAGTCCGCGATCGAGTCGTACCTCACCCGCGAGGAAATCGCGACGCTCGTGCGGTCGGGCGAGGCCGCGGGCGCGCTCGACCCCGACGAGGGGGCGATGATCCGCGGCGTCCTCGACTTGGAGACCACGACCGTCGACGCGGTGATGGTCCCCCGGACCGACGTGGTCGCGCTCCCGCGGACGGCGACGCCGGCGGACGCGCTCTCGCGGGCCGCGAGCGAGGGCGTCACCCGGATGCCCGTCTACGGCGAGAACCGCGACGACGTGGTCGGCATCCTCGACGTCCGCGACGCCATCCGTGCGAACGAGGCGGGCGCCGACCTCGCGAGCGCGCTCAGCGAGCCGACGTTCGTCCCCGAGACGAAGCCGCTCGACGAGCTGTTCGCGGAGATGCGCACGAGCGAGGCCCGAATGGTGATCGTCGTCGACGAACACGGCGCAGTCGTCGGGATCGCGACCTTAGAGGACCTCTTCGAGGAGGTCGTCGGTGAGCTGGTCGGTCGGTGGGAGACGGACGCCGTCGACGTGGTCGCGCCCGACGCCGCCGTGGTCCGCGGCTGGACGACGGTCGCCCACCTCAACGAGACGCTCGGGCTCGCGCTGCCAGCGGACGCGGGCGCCGAGACCGTCGCGGGCCTGATAACTCGACAGCTCGGGCGGCTGCCGTCCGAGGGCGACCGCGTCGCGGTCGGCGACGTCACGCTCGCCGTCACCGGCGCGACCGCGACGCGGGTCACTCGGGTACGCGTGGAACACGCCGACGAGAACGGGTTCGCGTCGGGGGTGGGCGACGGGTCGGTCGATTCCGCGTGA
- a CDS encoding HEAT repeat domain-containing protein has protein sequence MDDGPRSEGATGSAGSGGAGRSGRPTDGGPPAVARLDRRFDASTRREAAEALGNPSSSMSAAAERVVEGLFETALGDPDEAVRAAAIESLYFHGDDHVDRLARRIAERRAAEGDSRAAGRGVAETFSRWLEHDRAAYRMLGATGLSAVGDEGAAGRLREAFDDDDARVRARAVRGYARVGGEAVEAVRPLVNAPNELVRGAALDALVAIDSADAVELLALAARRGNERLRLAAVDRLGALDRRDATGVLIGSLRDPAEAVRRAAARSVAAVVAEADAVPAGDVRDRLLAERPFEADGPLAAFRAVAAERTAADRAAESRDAAGSREGVTSGSRERVDAKTKRYAAWLYCELLEAADPTAADRSAAVKWLIDALDHRDRLVADLAAAYLPRIVSADATEEDPSEGATESPLGVDVERNLRALASDEAAAEAARERARAVLRRFKRAVVEAAADRHVEYVYVRWPADYTESYNE, from the coding sequence ATGGACGACGGGCCGCGATCGGAGGGCGCTACGGGATCGGCGGGGAGCGGCGGCGCCGGGCGGAGCGGCCGTCCGACCGACGGTGGCCCCCCGGCGGTGGCGCGGCTCGACCGGCGGTTCGACGCGTCGACGCGGCGCGAGGCGGCCGAGGCGCTCGGCAACCCCTCCAGTTCGATGAGCGCCGCCGCCGAGCGGGTCGTCGAGGGGCTGTTCGAGACCGCGCTCGGCGATCCCGACGAGGCCGTCCGCGCGGCGGCGATCGAGTCGCTGTACTTCCACGGCGACGACCACGTCGACCGGTTAGCGCGGCGGATCGCCGAGCGACGGGCCGCCGAAGGCGACTCCCGGGCGGCGGGACGCGGCGTCGCCGAGACGTTCTCGCGCTGGCTGGAACACGACCGGGCCGCGTATCGGATGCTCGGCGCGACCGGGCTGTCGGCCGTCGGCGACGAGGGCGCCGCCGGCCGGCTCCGCGAGGCGTTCGACGACGACGACGCGCGGGTCCGCGCTCGGGCCGTCAGGGGATACGCGCGGGTCGGCGGCGAGGCGGTCGAAGCCGTCCGACCGCTGGTGAACGCGCCGAACGAACTCGTGCGCGGCGCCGCGCTCGACGCGCTCGTCGCGATTGACAGCGCCGACGCGGTCGAACTGCTCGCGCTCGCGGCGCGGCGCGGGAACGAGCGGCTCCGCCTCGCCGCCGTCGACCGACTGGGAGCGCTCGACCGACGGGACGCGACCGGGGTACTGATCGGGTCGCTACGGGACCCCGCCGAGGCGGTCCGCCGGGCGGCCGCGAGGTCCGTCGCCGCGGTGGTCGCCGAGGCAGACGCGGTCCCCGCGGGCGACGTTCGCGACCGCCTCCTCGCCGAGCGACCCTTCGAGGCCGACGGCCCGCTCGCGGCGTTCCGGGCGGTCGCCGCGGAGCGAACCGCGGCCGACCGGGCCGCGGAGAGCAGGGACGCCGCCGGGTCGCGGGAAGGCGTGACCTCCGGATCGCGGGAGCGCGTCGACGCGAAGACCAAGCGGTACGCGGCGTGGCTGTACTGTGAGCTCCTCGAGGCCGCGGACCCGACCGCCGCCGACCGGTCGGCGGCCGTCAAATGGCTGATCGACGCGCTCGACCACCGCGACCGGCTAGTCGCGGACCTCGCCGCCGCGTACCTGCCGCGGATCGTCTCGGCGGACGCGACCGAGGAGGACCCCTCAGAGGGCGCGACCGAGTCCCCGCTCGGCGTCGACGTCGAGCGGAACCTGCGGGCGCTCGCGAGCGACGAGGCCGCCGCCGAGGCGGCGCGGGAGCGCGCCAGAGCGGTGCTGCGGCGGTTCAAGCGGGCCGTCGTCGAGGCGGCCGCGGACCGCCACGTGGAGTACGTGTACGTCCGCTGGCCCGCGGACTACACCGAGAGCTACAACGAGTGA
- a CDS encoding histidine kinase N-terminal 7TM domain-containing protein — protein MIDVSLTAPLAALAAAVAAGATVATFEYRDEPGGLAAVAFMGAIFWWSAGLFGEAVAATEAGKVFWLNVQYPATAVVPVAAVAFVASYLGYDAWISRRRLLVLAAPLAALTLLSWTNDYHGLVRTGTDLVAYGSETVLVRELGPAWWAGWLYSQCLLVATFATLAYGVYDSAPAFRASAGLLLVGAGAPWAAQFVVLGGGPAFRPELLFVLTGVAFTVAVRRGRTLGVTPVARQVTLEAVPDPIVVVDRSGRIADTNPAARAWLGDDVAVGAAAADALASAPEVHAAYRRGAAPDEPLPVEVDGETRFVSLSAVPLPTLGSRSQGTVLLLRDVTDSERNRRDLEVANDRLQTLTHALAHDIKNPLAVADGFTDLATAGDEAAIERVEGAHDRIFEIVDETLAAVDHPDPDEAAEPFSFAALAEEAWRTAETGTATLTVAGDGSYAADEAAARSVLENLFRNAAVHAGTGPTVTAVALDGGFAVIDDGPGIPPAERDRVFERGYTTADDGTGIGLASVATLAASHGWTVGAGRGRGETDAIPDGGTTDVGDGAAFVVGFGDRPVEEIAVSVVADPDALVAPSGALASGEQ, from the coding sequence TTGATAGACGTCTCGCTGACGGCGCCGCTCGCCGCGCTCGCCGCGGCCGTGGCCGCCGGCGCCACCGTAGCCACGTTCGAGTACCGCGACGAGCCGGGCGGACTTGCCGCGGTCGCGTTCATGGGTGCGATCTTCTGGTGGTCCGCCGGGCTGTTCGGCGAGGCGGTCGCGGCGACGGAGGCCGGCAAGGTGTTCTGGCTCAACGTCCAGTACCCCGCGACCGCCGTCGTCCCGGTCGCGGCGGTCGCGTTCGTCGCGTCGTACCTCGGCTACGACGCGTGGATCTCCCGGCGTCGGCTGCTCGTCCTGGCGGCCCCGCTCGCGGCGCTGACGCTGCTGAGCTGGACGAACGACTACCACGGGCTGGTCCGGACCGGCACCGACCTCGTCGCGTACGGCTCCGAGACGGTGCTGGTCCGAGAGCTCGGTCCGGCGTGGTGGGCCGGCTGGCTCTACTCGCAGTGCCTGCTCGTCGCGACGTTCGCGACGCTCGCGTACGGCGTGTACGACTCGGCGCCCGCGTTCCGCGCGTCGGCCGGACTGCTGCTCGTCGGCGCCGGCGCGCCGTGGGCCGCGCAGTTCGTCGTCCTCGGAGGCGGGCCCGCGTTCCGGCCCGAACTCCTGTTCGTGCTCACGGGCGTCGCTTTCACCGTCGCGGTCCGACGCGGGCGGACGCTCGGCGTGACGCCGGTCGCCCGGCAGGTGACGCTGGAAGCGGTCCCGGACCCGATCGTCGTCGTCGACAGGAGCGGCCGGATCGCAGACACGAACCCCGCCGCCCGCGCGTGGCTCGGCGACGATGTCGCCGTCGGCGCTGCGGCCGCGGACGCGCTGGCGAGCGCCCCCGAGGTCCACGCCGCGTACCGGCGCGGCGCGGCCCCCGACGAGCCCCTCCCCGTCGAGGTCGACGGGGAGACCCGCTTCGTCTCGCTTTCGGCCGTCCCGCTCCCGACGCTCGGTAGCCGCTCGCAGGGGACGGTGTTATTGTTACGGGACGTGACCGACTCGGAGCGCAACCGGCGGGATCTGGAGGTGGCGAACGACCGGCTCCAGACGCTGACGCACGCGCTGGCGCACGACATCAAGAACCCGCTGGCGGTCGCGGACGGGTTCACGGACCTCGCGACCGCGGGCGACGAGGCGGCGATCGAGCGCGTCGAGGGGGCCCACGACCGGATCTTCGAGATCGTCGACGAGACGCTCGCGGCCGTCGACCACCCGGACCCCGACGAGGCCGCCGAGCCGTTCTCGTTCGCGGCGCTGGCCGAGGAGGCGTGGCGGACCGCGGAGACGGGGACCGCGACGCTGACTGTCGCGGGCGACGGGTCGTACGCCGCGGACGAGGCCGCGGCCCGGAGCGTCTTAGAGAACCTCTTCCGGAACGCGGCGGTCCACGCCGGGACCGGTCCGACCGTGACCGCCGTCGCGCTCGACGGGGGCTTCGCGGTCATCGACGACGGCCCCGGGATCCCGCCGGCGGAGCGCGACCGCGTCTTCGAGCGCGGCTACACGACCGCGGACGACGGCACCGGGATCGGTCTCGCGTCCGTCGCGACGCTCGCCGCGTCGCACGGGTGGACCGTCGGGGCCGGGCGGGGCCGGGGCGAGACGGATGCGATCCCCGACGGAGGGACGACGGATGTCGGCGACGGCGCGGCGTTCGTCGTCGGCTTCGGCGACCGGCCGGTCGAGGAGATCGCGGTGTCGGTCGTCGCGGACCCGGACGCGCTCGTCGCGCCCTCGGGAGCGCTCGCGTCCGGAGAACAGTAG
- a CDS encoding N-acyl homoserine lactonase family protein has translation MVEAEVHVIDRGGLYCDMNYMMEANTIGSHDEPNPDTEYGEIPVWNLVIDHPEATILWDTGSHHDAADGHWPEGLVQAFYPHDASEHRLDDDLEAAGYSLDDIDAVFQSHLHLDHAGGLEFFAGTDTPVYVHEEELKFAYYSAKTDEGSSAYVLDDFDHDLNWRVLHRDREEHFTDLEFVRFPGHTPGLTGSVIHLDDEGTLVFTGDQVYMDENYEAGTPLGGPLVWGKTEWAESLNRIRELERRHDAEVVFGHDPEQFAAIQPGWGV, from the coding sequence ATGGTGGAAGCTGAGGTCCACGTCATCGACCGCGGCGGATTGTACTGCGATATGAATTACATGATGGAGGCGAACACCATCGGGAGCCACGACGAGCCGAATCCCGACACCGAGTACGGGGAGATCCCGGTGTGGAACCTCGTCATCGACCACCCGGAGGCGACGATCCTCTGGGACACCGGATCGCACCACGACGCCGCCGACGGTCACTGGCCGGAGGGGCTCGTCCAGGCGTTCTACCCGCACGACGCGAGCGAGCACCGCCTCGACGACGATCTTGAGGCGGCGGGCTACTCGCTCGACGACATCGACGCGGTGTTCCAGAGCCACCTCCACCTCGACCACGCGGGCGGCTTGGAGTTCTTCGCGGGCACCGACACGCCCGTCTACGTCCACGAGGAGGAGCTGAAGTTCGCCTACTACAGCGCGAAGACGGACGAGGGGAGCAGCGCGTACGTCCTCGACGACTTCGACCACGACCTGAACTGGCGGGTGCTCCACCGCGACCGCGAGGAGCACTTCACCGACCTCGAGTTCGTCCGGTTCCCCGGCCACACGCCGGGCCTCACCGGGAGCGTGATCCACCTCGACGACGAGGGGACGCTCGTGTTCACCGGCGATCAGGTGTACATGGACGAGAACTACGAGGCGGGGACGCCGCTCGGCGGCCCGCTCGTGTGGGGGAAGACGGAGTGGGCCGAGAGCCTGAACCGGATCCGCGAGCTGGAGCGGCGCCACGACGCCGAGGTCGTGTTCGGCCACGATCCCGAGCAGTTCGCGGCGATCCAGCCGGGGTGGGGAGTGTGA
- a CDS encoding excinuclease ABC subunit C yields MDADAVRERARDLPTEPGVYQFRAGETTLYVGKALDLRDRVRSYADPRSGRIRGMVERADRIEFAVTDTETQALLLEANLIKRLRPRYNVRLKDDKSYPLVAFSDHEVPQIEVTRDPEAGAVAYGPFTDVGRVETVVKAVREVYGLRGCSDHKYEGRDRPCLDYEMGICSAPCTGEISPEEYAEDVAAARRFFEGETGALADPLRRRMEAAAEANEFERAANLRDRLEAVEAFHGEGGEAVSDRTDDRTVDVLAAAVEGDTARVARLHSERGQLVDRSRHRLDAAAVEDAGGGDAAASGGDEADPADPDANTPAAVLAAFLAQYYAEREFPDAVLLAERPADPDVVDWLEGEGVAVRVPGAGREAKLVELALKNARKRGGRDDPVGALGDRLGISRPERIEGFDVSHAQGTAVVGSDVCFVDGSAETADYRRKKLTDRNDDYANMRELVRWRAERALEDRDDRPDPDLLLIDGGEGQLGAARDALAETGWDVPVVALAKAEEMVVTPTGTRRWDEDAPELHLLQRVRDEAHRFAVSYHQTVRDEVATVLDDVPGVGPETRRRLLRRFGSVENVRDASRDDLTDVDGVGDATADTLRERL; encoded by the coding sequence ATGGACGCCGACGCGGTGCGCGAGCGGGCCCGCGACCTCCCGACGGAGCCGGGGGTCTACCAGTTCCGCGCGGGCGAGACGACGCTGTACGTCGGGAAGGCGCTCGACCTCCGCGACCGAGTGCGGTCGTACGCGGACCCCCGCTCGGGCCGCATCCGCGGGATGGTCGAGCGCGCCGACCGGATCGAGTTCGCGGTCACCGACACGGAGACGCAGGCGCTCCTCTTAGAGGCGAACCTCATCAAACGGCTCCGGCCGCGGTACAACGTCCGGCTGAAGGACGACAAGTCGTACCCCTTGGTCGCCTTCTCAGACCACGAGGTGCCGCAGATCGAGGTGACCCGCGACCCCGAGGCGGGCGCGGTCGCGTACGGTCCGTTTACCGACGTGGGCCGCGTCGAGACCGTGGTGAAGGCGGTGCGGGAGGTGTACGGCCTCCGCGGCTGCTCGGACCACAAGTACGAGGGCCGCGACCGGCCCTGTCTCGACTACGAGATGGGCATCTGCTCGGCGCCGTGTACCGGCGAGATATCCCCCGAGGAGTACGCCGAGGACGTCGCCGCCGCGCGGCGCTTCTTCGAGGGGGAGACGGGCGCGCTCGCGGACCCGCTGCGGCGGCGGATGGAGGCCGCGGCCGAGGCGAACGAGTTCGAGCGCGCCGCGAACCTCCGCGACCGATTGGAGGCCGTGGAGGCGTTCCACGGCGAGGGCGGCGAGGCGGTCAGCGACCGGACCGACGACCGCACCGTCGACGTGCTGGCGGCCGCGGTGGAGGGCGACACCGCCCGCGTGGCCCGGCTCCACAGCGAGCGCGGCCAGCTGGTCGACCGGAGCCGGCACCGACTCGACGCGGCGGCGGTGGAGGACGCTGGCGGCGGGGACGCGGCAGCGAGCGGTGGGGACGAGGCGGACCCCGCCGACCCCGACGCCAACACCCCCGCGGCCGTCCTCGCGGCGTTCCTCGCGCAGTACTACGCCGAGCGGGAGTTCCCGGACGCGGTCCTCCTCGCCGAGCGGCCCGCCGACCCCGACGTGGTCGACTGGCTGGAGGGCGAGGGCGTCGCGGTCCGGGTCCCGGGCGCCGGCCGCGAGGCGAAGCTCGTCGAGCTCGCGCTGAAGAACGCCCGGAAACGCGGCGGGCGCGACGATCCCGTGGGCGCGCTCGGCGACCGGCTCGGAATCTCACGCCCCGAGCGGATCGAGGGGTTCGACGTGAGCCACGCGCAGGGGACCGCCGTGGTCGGCTCCGACGTCTGCTTCGTCGACGGGAGCGCGGAGACGGCCGACTACCGCCGGAAGAAGCTCACCGACCGCAACGACGACTACGCGAACATGCGCGAGCTGGTCCGGTGGCGCGCCGAGCGCGCGCTCGAGGACCGCGACGACCGGCCCGACCCGGACCTCCTCCTGATCGACGGCGGCGAGGGGCAGCTGGGCGCCGCCCGCGACGCCCTCGCGGAGACGGGCTGGGACGTCCCCGTCGTCGCCCTCGCGAAGGCCGAGGAGATGGTCGTCACCCCGACCGGCACCCGGCGGTGGGACGAGGACGCCCCCGAACTCCACCTGCTCCAGCGCGTGCGCGACGAGGCGCACCGCTTCGCCGTCTCCTACCACCAGACCGTCCGCGACGAGGTGGCGACCGTCCTCGACGACGTGCCCGGCGTCGGCCCCGAGACGCGCCGCCGCCTCCTCCGGCGGTTCGGCTCGGTCGAGAACGTCCGCGACGCCTCCCGCGACGACCTCACCGACGTCGACGGCGTCGGCGATGCGACCGCCGACACGCTTCGCGAACGCTTATAA